One genomic segment of Parus major isolate Abel chromosome 23, Parus_major1.1, whole genome shotgun sequence includes these proteins:
- the TMEM35B gene encoding transmembrane protein 35B, with translation MAAAFTALRVLLGLFFFLTGALKVSDWLSADLHRHMASEFVRFAKVFPLKELGLVPEPGRYLVAVGWLEVTAGLLLAFGPQLLQEISNFILSVIMIGAIYTLLALQEPLAMCAPATLCLGLLLLLNIRGYPPAPRPKFK, from the exons ATGGCGGCGGCCTTCACCGCCCTCCGTGTCCTGCTCGGactcttcttcttcctcaccGGCGCCCTGAAGGTCTCGGACTGGCTCTCCGCCGACCTGCACCGGCACATG GCATCGGAGTTCGTGCGGTTTGCCAAGGTGTTTCCCCTGAAGGAGTTGGGCCTTGTGCCAGAGCCGGGCAGGTACCTGGTGGCTGTAGGCTGGCTGGAGGTGACGGCAGGGCTCTTGCTGGCATTTGGGCCCCAGCTGCTTCAGGAGATCAGCAACTTCATCCTCAGTGTCATCATGATCG GTGCCATCTACACGCTGCTGGCGCTGCAGGAGCCGCTGGCCATGTGTGCCCCGGCCACCCTCTGCCTGggcctcctcctgctgctcaaCATCCGTGGGTACCCGCCTGCCCCCCGGCCCAAGTTCAAGTGA
- the SFPQ gene encoding splicing factor, proline- and glutamine-rich, which produces MSRDRFRSRGGGGGGFHRRGGGGGRGGPNHDFRSPPPGMGMGQNRGPMAGGPQGPGGPPGGGPKPEPPKPPTSTSAPPSSSSSASATTAGPTGSQAGAPPSSALPAGQQPPQQPPVSAPSSSPSGPQPQSKPSPSPTPAGGPKKGQGQSSGGGPKGPGGPQQGPHKGGPGHRGGPGGEPRGRGQQHQGQQSLGTQQGSGERSEKLSDEGFKANLSLLRRPGEKTYTQRCRLFVGNLPADITDEDFKRLFAKYGEPGEVFINKGKGFGFIKLESRALAEIAKAELDDTPMRGRQLRVRFATHAAALSVRNLSPYVSNELLEEAFSQFGPVERAVVIVDDRGRSTGKGIVEFASKPAARKAFERCTEGVFLLTTTPRPVIVEPLEQLDDEDGLPEKLAQKNPMYQKERETPPRFAQPGSFEFEYSQRWKSLDEMEKQQREQVAKNMKDAKDKLESEMEDAYHEHQANLLRQDLMRRQEELRRMEELHNQEMQKRKEIQLRQEEERRRREEEMMIRQREMEEQMRRQREENYSRMGYMDPRERDMRMGGAATMNMGDPYASAAQKFPPLGGGGGIGYEANPGVGQAAMSGSMMGSDMVKMKAE; this is translated from the exons ATGTCGCGAGATCGCTTCCGTAGCCGTGGCGGCGGTGGCGGTGGCTTTCATCGGCGCGGCGGTGGTGGCGGCCGCGGCGGCCCCAACCACGATTTTCGCTCTCCGCCGCCCGGCATGGGCATGGGACAGAACCGCGGCCCGATGGCGGGCGGCCCGCAAGGCCCGGGCGGTCCGCCGGGAGGAGGGCCGAAGCCCGAACCACCGAAGCCGCCCACGTCCACCTCTGCTCCGccttcttcatcctcttcagCCTCCGCCACCACGGCGGGACCCACCGGCAGCCAGGCGGGAGCGCCTCCATCCTCTGCGCTTCCCGCGGGGCAGCAGCCACCGCAGCAGCCGCCGGTTTCGGCTCCCTCCTCGTCTCCCTCCGGTCCACAGCCGCAATCCAAGCCTAGCCCCAGCCCCACGCCGGCCGGCGGCCCTAAGAAAGGACAAGGACAGTCTTCCGGCGGCGGCCCCAAGGGACCGGGCGGCCCGCAGCAGGGGCCGCATAAGGGCGGCCCAGGGCATCGCGGCGGACCGGGCGGAGAGCCGCGGGGCCGCGGGCAGCAGCATCAGGGCCAGCAGAGCCTAGGGACACAGCAAGGTTCGGGAGAAAGAAGCGAGAAGCTGTCGGACGAG GGGTTTAAAGCGAACCTTTCTCTGCTGAGACGGCCCGGGGAGAAGACGTACACACAGCGCTGCCGGTTGTTTGTTGGGAATTTGCCTGCGGATATCACAGATGAAGACTTTAAAAGGCTGTTTGCCAAATATGGGGAGCCGGGAGAGGTTTTTATCAACAAGGGAAAAGGCTTTGGATTCATTAAATTG GAATCTAGAGCTCTTGCAGAAATCGCAAAGGCAGAGTTGGACGATACCCCCATGAGGGGCCGGCAGCTCCGTGTTCGCTTTGCCACTCACGCCGCTGCCCTGTCGGTGCGGAACCTCTCACCCTACGTGTCCAACGAGTTGCTCGAGGAAGCTTTCTCCCAGTTCGGTCCGGTGGAAAGAGCTGTTGTGATTGTAGATGATCGAGGTAGATCAACAGGAAAAGGCATTGTTGAGTTTGCATCAAAGCCAGCCGCAAGGAAAGCATTTGAACGGTGTACTGAGGGGGTATTTTTGTTGACAAC TACTCCTAGGCCAGTTATTGTGGAACCATTGGAACAACTGGATGATGAAGATGGTCTTCCAGAAAAGCTTGCTCAGAAGAATCCGATGTATCAAAA ggagagagagactCCTCCCCGTTTTGCTCAGCCTGGCAGTTTTGAATTTGAATATTCGCAGAGATGGAAATCTTTagatgaaatggaaaagcagcagagagagcaaGTGgcaaaaaacatgaaagatgCCAAGGACAAACTTGAAAGTGAGATGGAAGATGCTTATCATGAGCATCAGGCAAACCTCTTGCGTCAAG ACCTCATGAGGCgtcaggaggagctgaggcGTATGGAAGAACTTCATAATCAGGAAATGCAGAAACGCAAGGAAATTCAGCTGAG gcaggaggaggagcgTCGCCGGCGGGAGGAGGAGATGATGATCCGTCAGCGGGAAATGGAAGAGCAGATGAGAAGACAGAGGGAAGAGAATTATAGCAGAATGGGTTACATGGATCCA AGGGAGCGAGACATGAGAATGGGTGGTGCAGCCACAATGAACATGGGAG ATCCTTATGCTTCAGCAGCCCAGAAATTCCCACCTCTGGGAGGTGGTGGCGGCATAGGTTATGAAGCTAATCCGGGAGTTGGCCAAGCAGCCATGAGTGGTTCTATGATGGGAAGTGACATG GTGAAGATGAAAGCTGAGTGA